In a single window of the Micromonospora inositola genome:
- a CDS encoding transposase, protein MSREEDDAVALVRVYCGLASADPADRPASAGSALTSAVVDDAGRLLHVCEISDDPAGYAQLVALLVERSGGPSGAAIAADSDDHTVTSLLSAAGRPLAIADDDSVDDFAERFADDDSLEEMNSPAAERRAVGLARALQAGALSAVTLPAPRDLANYKQVLAAHAALANGRHSAAVALREVLRELYPAALRAYPDPAEPVSLAVLDALPEPGMLAGTVTRGREVSVAADAVAAHLAAEGVASAGQINDAITALRVAISETPRRATVNRVLTSAVAETVRQAVASVRACDAGCEALVSALGARVTTPAPVPGRRAAARRGEQVGELAGLTGTTATGLRTIRPAEPEPVGRRSRPEPLTGGAAPLPPRPLGPPPVAPAPVTPPPVAPAPVIPAAASGTPISAPPSRREPVPPMPHRVDAPTNRPVSAPPPPPPGITPIAPAQRGNIPPAEAGEPFRPTLTTAAINSARAERQRTIIPPRPKTTPEPAPPTGGFSATDLTIPVPTPRPGQESAPPGSRANWPLVNNGDDLADGPADAPSGYPYGDRGGRKVDAPTDPGKGRVTPPWLADDLPQEPPMLRLVEPPPLADRALRDGQNPRTDPGLEAPPLRLVERAAADRGGRPGPRADLPEPLERRPEPLEHRPPPVSDEGDGDLLIFAQAKSAWFVGHAEESELDWSTTADTGWQAAEQAARPAVGDETSAGLPKRVPKANLVPGSPLREERPLRIVRNAASLAENTTGYFRGWRRGQEIGGFAVGGRPGRESAGGWDFSRDTGDRDDDREYEYRSAGYRS, encoded by the coding sequence GTGTCCCGGGAGGAGGACGACGCCGTGGCGCTCGTGCGCGTGTACTGCGGTCTGGCCTCGGCGGATCCGGCCGACCGACCGGCTTCGGCCGGTTCGGCGCTGACGTCCGCTGTGGTCGACGACGCAGGCCGTCTGCTGCATGTCTGCGAGATCAGCGACGACCCGGCGGGCTACGCCCAGCTGGTCGCGCTGCTCGTGGAGCGGTCGGGCGGGCCGAGCGGTGCGGCCATCGCCGCCGACAGCGACGACCACACGGTCACCTCGCTGCTCAGCGCCGCGGGTCGTCCCCTGGCGATCGCCGACGACGACTCGGTGGACGACTTCGCCGAGCGCTTCGCCGACGACGACTCCCTGGAGGAGATGAACTCGCCGGCGGCCGAGCGTCGCGCCGTCGGGCTGGCCCGGGCGCTGCAGGCCGGCGCGCTCTCCGCGGTCACCCTGCCCGCACCCCGTGACCTGGCCAACTACAAGCAGGTCCTCGCCGCGCACGCCGCCCTGGCCAACGGGCGGCACTCCGCCGCGGTAGCGCTGCGCGAGGTGCTGCGGGAGCTCTACCCGGCCGCCCTGCGGGCCTACCCGGACCCGGCCGAGCCGGTCTCGCTGGCGGTCCTCGACGCGCTGCCGGAGCCGGGCATGCTCGCCGGCACCGTCACCCGGGGCCGCGAGGTCTCGGTCGCCGCGGACGCCGTCGCCGCGCACCTCGCCGCCGAGGGCGTCGCGAGCGCCGGCCAGATCAACGACGCGATCACCGCCCTGCGGGTCGCCATCTCCGAGACGCCCCGCCGGGCCACGGTCAACCGGGTGCTCACCTCGGCCGTCGCGGAGACCGTGCGGCAGGCGGTCGCCTCCGTCCGGGCCTGCGACGCCGGCTGCGAGGCCCTCGTCAGCGCCCTCGGCGCCCGGGTCACCACGCCCGCCCCGGTTCCCGGCCGGCGGGCCGCCGCCCGTCGTGGCGAGCAGGTCGGCGAGCTCGCCGGTCTGACCGGCACCACCGCGACCGGCCTGCGGACGATCCGGCCCGCGGAGCCCGAGCCGGTGGGCCGCCGCAGCCGTCCCGAGCCGCTCACCGGCGGCGCGGCGCCGCTGCCGCCCCGGCCGCTCGGCCCGCCGCCGGTCGCCCCGGCCCCGGTCACGCCGCCGCCGGTCGCCCCGGCGCCGGTCATCCCGGCCGCCGCCAGCGGCACGCCGATCTCCGCACCGCCCTCGCGCCGGGAACCGGTCCCGCCGATGCCGCACCGGGTGGACGCGCCGACCAACCGTCCGGTCTCCGCGCCGCCCCCGCCGCCCCCGGGCATCACCCCGATCGCCCCGGCGCAGCGCGGCAACATTCCGCCGGCCGAGGCCGGCGAGCCGTTCCGGCCCACGCTGACCACCGCGGCGATCAACAGCGCCCGCGCCGAACGGCAGCGGACGATCATCCCGCCGCGCCCCAAGACCACCCCCGAGCCGGCGCCGCCCACCGGCGGCTTCAGCGCGACCGACCTGACCATCCCGGTGCCGACCCCCCGTCCCGGCCAGGAGTCCGCCCCGCCGGGGTCCCGGGCCAACTGGCCGCTGGTCAACAACGGCGACGACCTCGCCGACGGCCCCGCCGACGCGCCGTCCGGCTACCCCTACGGCGACCGGGGCGGACGGAAGGTCGACGCGCCGACCGACCCGGGCAAGGGTCGAGTCACCCCGCCCTGGCTCGCCGACGACCTGCCCCAGGAGCCCCCGATGCTGCGGCTGGTCGAGCCGCCACCGCTGGCCGACCGGGCGCTGCGGGACGGCCAGAACCCGCGGACCGATCCCGGTCTGGAGGCTCCGCCGTTGCGGTTGGTCGAGCGGGCCGCGGCGGACCGCGGCGGCCGGCCCGGACCCCGTGCCGATCTTCCCGAGCCGCTGGAGCGGCGGCCCGAGCCGCTGGAGCACCGGCCCCCGCCGGTCTCCGACGAGGGCGACGGCGACCTGCTCATCTTCGCCCAGGCGAAGTCCGCCTGGTTCGTCGGCCACGCCGAAGAGTCCGAGTTGGACTGGTCGACCACCGCGGACACCGGCTGGCAGGCCGCCGAGCAGGCGGCCCGCCCGGCCGTGGGCGACGAGACGTCGGCGGGCCTGCCGAAGCGGGTCCCCAAGGCCAACCTGGTCCCCGGCTCGCCGCTGCGCGAGGAGCGTCCACTGCGGATCGTCCGGAACGCGGCGAGCCTCGCCGAGAACACCACCGGTTACTTCCGTGGCTGGCGGCGCGGCCAGGAGATCGGCGGGTTCGCGGTCGGCGGTCGCCCCGGCCGGGAGTCGGCCGGCGGCTGGGACTTCAGCCGCGACACCGGCGACCGGGACGACGACCGGGAGTACGAGTACCGCTCCGCCGGCTACCGGTCCTGA
- a CDS encoding GTP-binding protein, whose translation MSHRPPTPSGRVTSAKIVIAGGFGVGKTTLVGSVSEITPLTTEAIMTSAGVGVDDTRQVPGKTTTTVAMDFGRISIDRDLILYLFGTPGQTRFWFMWDELVRGAIGAVVLVDTRRLADCFAAIDFFEHRRLPYLVAINCFDGMQYHDPQDVRDALAISSDVPVVACDARNRESTKHVLISLVEYVLTMRRSRAVAPA comes from the coding sequence ATGTCGCACCGGCCGCCGACCCCGAGCGGGCGCGTGACGTCGGCGAAGATCGTTATCGCCGGTGGATTCGGCGTCGGCAAGACGACGCTGGTCGGCTCGGTCTCGGAGATCACGCCGCTGACCACCGAGGCGATCATGACTTCCGCCGGCGTGGGCGTCGACGACACCCGGCAGGTGCCGGGCAAGACGACGACCACGGTGGCGATGGACTTCGGTCGTATCTCGATCGACCGGGACCTGATCCTGTACCTGTTCGGTACGCCGGGTCAGACGCGGTTCTGGTTCATGTGGGACGAACTGGTCCGCGGCGCCATCGGCGCCGTGGTGCTGGTGGACACCCGCCGGCTGGCCGACTGCTTCGCCGCCATCGACTTCTTCGAGCACCGGCGGCTGCCGTACCTGGTGGCCATCAACTGCTTCGACGGCATGCAGTACCACGACCCGCAGGACGTCCGGGACGCGCTGGCCATCTCCAGCGACGTGCCCGTGGTGGCCTGTGACGCCCGGAACCGGGAGTCGACCAAGCACGTGCTGATCTCGCTGGTCGAGTATGTGCTGACCATGCGTCGCTCGCGGGCGGTCGCGCCCGCCTGA
- a CDS encoding DUF742 domain-containing protein, whose protein sequence is MADRDEPTGALVRPYAVTRGRTRPRLEIALEALVETTVRGRAAASGNGGQGREHQYIAALCDGRVQSLAEIAARLQLPLGVARVLIADMATDGLVAVHEPTILDDSDDAVGTELLERVLSGLRRL, encoded by the coding sequence ATGGCCGATCGTGACGAACCGACCGGAGCGTTGGTCCGTCCATACGCCGTGACCCGCGGTCGTACCCGTCCCCGACTCGAGATCGCGCTGGAGGCGCTCGTCGAGACGACGGTGCGCGGCCGGGCCGCTGCCAGTGGGAATGGCGGCCAGGGTCGTGAGCACCAGTACATCGCCGCGCTGTGTGACGGACGTGTGCAGTCGCTCGCCGAGATCGCGGCGCGGCTGCAGCTTCCGCTCGGCGTGGCCCGGGTGCTCATCGCCGACATGGCGACGGACGGCCTGGTCGCGGTCCACGAGCCGACCATTTTGGACGACTCTGACGACGCGGTGGGCACTGAACTGCTGGAGAGGGTGCTGAGTGGACTTCGCAGGCTCTGA
- a CDS encoding roadblock/LC7 domain-containing protein has product MTTTQDLGWLLANFADRVPGVAHAVAVSADGLLLASSRDLPRDRADQLAAISSGLVSLTQGAARCFEGGAVLQTVVEMDNGFLFLMSISDGSSFAVLAARSCDVGQVGYEMALLVDRVGDALTPQPRTAVGMMG; this is encoded by the coding sequence ATGACAACTACGCAGGATCTCGGATGGCTGCTGGCCAACTTCGCCGACCGGGTGCCCGGTGTCGCGCACGCGGTCGCCGTCTCCGCCGACGGCCTGCTCCTCGCGTCGTCTCGTGACCTTCCGCGGGACCGGGCGGACCAGCTCGCCGCGATCTCGTCCGGACTGGTCAGCCTGACCCAGGGCGCCGCTCGCTGCTTCGAGGGCGGGGCGGTCCTGCAGACCGTCGTGGAGATGGACAACGGCTTTCTCTTCCTGATGTCCATCTCGGACGGCTCATCGTTCGCCGTCCTGGCGGCGCGCAGCTGCGACGTCGGGCAGGTCGGCTACGAGATGGCCCTGCTCGTCGACCGGGTGGGCGACGCGTTGACCCCGCAGCCGCGTACGGCTGTCGGAATGATGGGCTGA